CGATACCATCCCATTTAATAATCATACTATCGTTTACAATCTTCCCAGTTTGTAAGCCAATCAGCGAGTTAACGATCTTAAACGTTGAAGCCGGCAGATAAGCACTATCTCTGTAACGCTCCAGGTTATACACCGTAAACTTGCCGGTTCCATTATCGAAAAGTGCGAACGTACCTTCTACATTGTTTTCTTTAAAGTATTTGCCCAGGCTGGCATCTTCATTTACATTATTAGGAGAACAGCTGTAAACAAAGGCCAGCATACCGATACCAATTAACCAATTCTTCATACGGGTTGACTTGTAGGCTGCAAAGGTATTGATAGAAGTGTATGCCCGTTTGGAATTTCAACAGCAAATCTTTTCTTTTACAGTCGATTCGTTTCCTATGTCAAAAAACCTGTTGCCTTTTATTGCTTGCCTTTTACTATTAGCTAGTTGTAAAAAAGATCCTTCTGCAGACACCTCCTCTGCCAAGCTGATTTTTAAATTCCAGTTCGATAGCACACAAACCCGCCTTACCAATACGGGAGAAGTTGCGCCTCTTCCTGCCGGGAATGCAGGCCAAAGCCCCGTGTTTAATAAAATGAGTGCTCACTACGTAGAATTAACCCCTACCAAATGGACGGCCCTGGGTGCGGGTGCTGTGTTGTATAGAGCGACAGAAACAACTACAGGCGGCAACAATGCTATTGATTTTGAGAAATCGGCCATGGCGGGCAACAAAGAAGTTTTCTATAGTGTACCTCTAAAAGATATAGCGCCGGGCGAGTATGAATGGCTGCGCATATCGCTGGCTTACCAAAACTTTGATGTAAAATATTATGTTGACACAGTCATTAATGGAGTTACTATTAAACAAATATTCCCTGCCACTGTAGCCGGGTTCATTGGGTTCAACAGCTATATTAAGAACCTGACCATCAAGAATCAGACACTACCCATAAACGCCAATAAGAAACAAGGTTTCTGGGCCTTTGAGACTGAGCTTAGCGTAGCCGGCAACAAGTTTCCTTATGCCACTTCGGGCCAGTCGCCGGAAGGCAGCACCACGGTGGTCAATCCTTTATTTGCCACTTCTCCCATTCCACAAGGATCTTGTGTGGTTACGGCTTCACTTGGGACTAACAAACTAAAGATCTCTGGTACCGAAACTCACGACATAACCATTCTGGTATCGCTTTCTACCAATAAGAGCTTTGAGTGGAAAGAAGTAAAAGCTGACGGCTTGTGGGAACCAGGCAAAGGCGAGGGTGTAGTAGATATGGGTATTCGTGGCATGCTTACTACCATTCAGTAATCAGGGAACGCGTTTTAGTACACCGCGCTGAATACTTTTAATATTGTAGCTATCTACAAAGGGAGAACTGTCAGTACCATCTCCTGTGCGAGCCAGCGGTTTTACCGGTACGCTTGCATACTCAACATATAATTGCCCGTTTTCCAACCAATATGAATTAAAAATAGTAGACCCATTTACTGAAAACACGCCACTAAGTTTATTACCGATCCAGAATTGGTCAAGGAAAATACCATTGCGTTCATCTACCACCCAATGGCCTTTTGTCGTATCAACAGGCTTTAGTACATAGGGGCGATTGTCCGTATCCTTATCGCCATAAATGATCTGCCATGTAAACTGCCCTATGGTATCAGTTGCTCGAATGCGCAACTGCATGGGAATTGTTTTGGATTCCGCCTTGCCTTGCTGATACCAATTAATCTCTCCCTTCCAGTAACCAACAAAATCTGCGGGAAAGCGCTGTGCATGAGCATTATTTGAAAGAAGTAAAATGAGCAGGAAGCCGAATACGTTTTTCATTTCCACAAATAAAGCAAGATCGCTCCATTTGTTGTTAGCCTTCAGTTGCCGTTTATCACATTACAAGTAAATGCCATTTGGCAAGCGTTTGTGTTTGCCGCCTTGGCAATCGCGCTTCATAGAAGCACAGGAACTCATACCAACAGTAAAAATGGCAAGACAGCCCAATAAAAGAAGTACCCTTTTCATACGTACGTAACAAGTTTTAATAGTAAATAAATGCGGTAGTTTAAGGGTAATTGGATGCAATAGACTTCAGAAGGTAAACGGATTATGGGGTTCTTTATTGCAGCTGAGCAATAAGAATTGGTGCGAAACTAATGGCTGAAGAGGGACTTTGCAAGCAGCGTCCTTTCCTTTCAACGGAAAACAACACTAAAGAAAAGCGCCTCCAAATGGAGGCGCTTTTCTTTATTTAAACTATTTCTTCTTTAAATATTCAAGTCCTTGGTAACTTATCGACTGCCACAACCGTGGACTGTCGACTGTCGCCTGAGGACTCACTCACCACTCTCTACTTAATTACGCCCAGCTCCTTACCAATCTTGGTAAAGGCAGTGATCGCTTTATCCAGGTGATGTTGGTCATGACCAGCGCTTATCTGTACACGTATACGCGCCTGACCTTTTGGCACCACTGGGAAGAAGAATCCAATCACATAGATATTTTCTTCCAGCAGCTTAGCCGCAAAGTTGGCCGCCAGTACCGCATCGTACAACATGATGGGAACAATTGGATGTTCGCCCGGCTTGATATCAAAACCAGCCTCTGTCATTTTAGTACGGAAGTACTTTGTATTATTCTCCAGCTTATCGCGCAGCTCCGTTGTTTCGCTCAGCATATCCAACACCGCGATGGAAGCACCTGTGATTGATGGAGCCAGTGTATTAGAGAATAAATACGGACGGCTTTTTTGACGCAGCATATCGATGATCTCTTTACGACCAGATGTAAAACCACCCGAAGCACCGCCTAGTGCCTTACCTAAGGTACCAGTAATGATGTCAATACGACCCATTACGCCTTTATGCTCGTGTGTACCTCTACCGGTTTTACCCATAAAGCCAGAGGCATGGCTTTCATCTACCATTACAATAGCATCGTATTTATCGGCCAGATCGCAGATCACGTCTAGTTGGGCAATCGTACCATCCATGCTAAAAACGCCATCAGTAACGATTACACGGCTACGGGCACCTGCAGCTTCTTTCAGCTTTGCTTCCAAGTCTTCCATATTGTTGTGCTCATAGCGGTAGCGTTGGGCCTTACACAAACGCACACCATCAATAATAGAAGCGTGGTTCAGGGCATCAGAGATAATAGCATCCTGCTCGTTGAACAAAGGCTCAAACACACCCCCATTGGCGTCAAACGCTGCTACATATAAAATGGTATCTTCTGTACCTAAGAAAGTGGCCAGCTTTTGCTCCAGTTCTTTATGAATATCTTGAGTACCGCAGATAAAGCGTACAGAGCTCATCCCATATCCATGGCTATCCAGGTATTTATGTGCTCCCGCTAACGTTTTAGGATGAGAGGATAAACCTAAATAGTTGTTGGCGCAAAAGTTCAATACAGTTTTCCCATTAACGGTAATCTCAGCTCCCTGCGGAGAGGTAATGATCCGCTCCTGTTTATACAAACCCGCGCTTTTGATCTCTTCAACTTCCTGGCGGATCCGGTCTACAAATTTTTGATTCATATAACTGCTTTAGTGGCGCAAAGATAAGGGTGGCGCACAGAGCTAAAGAGGGATTTCAAGATTTTAGGTGGCAGGCTTCTGGTTACAACCTTCCGTTCTCAACCAGACTTCTATTCTTCATGTCGCTCGCTGCCAGGCGTAATTCGTTTCAGCATCTGCTTTCCCCTTCAGGAGTTTATTGTGTAGCTTTATGATTCTTCACTTTGGATTGATTCTTAGGTAATTACATTACGTTTTTTCTACATGATTTATGGATGCTGGTTGGGGCAGTATAGGAGGATGGTAGGAGGAGTAGTGAATGTGGAAGGCAGGTAGAGGGCTTTTTCTGTGCAGTTGGTACGGACTTACCTACAGAAGAGGTACAGAAGAGGTACAGACTAGGTACAGGAGAGGTACAAGAGACCTACAGACTAGGGAGGGGCAGCGTGGCAGAAGCCGGGATCGTGAATGGTCAATGGTGAGTGGTGAATAGAGTGAAACGTCAAACGTGAGACGTGAAAGGGATCCCTACAGTACGGGAATCACTCACGTTCCAATCCTGATAATATTATAATAAATCCTGATAATATGTGGTCACTTAGTGAGGAGTTGCA
This genomic interval from Flavisolibacter tropicus contains the following:
- the kbl gene encoding glycine C-acetyltransferase is translated as MNQKFVDRIRQEVEEIKSAGLYKQERIITSPQGAEITVNGKTVLNFCANNYLGLSSHPKTLAGAHKYLDSHGYGMSSVRFICGTQDIHKELEQKLATFLGTEDTILYVAAFDANGGVFEPLFNEQDAIISDALNHASIIDGVRLCKAQRYRYEHNNMEDLEAKLKEAAGARSRVIVTDGVFSMDGTIAQLDVICDLADKYDAIVMVDESHASGFMGKTGRGTHEHKGVMGRIDIITGTLGKALGGASGGFTSGRKEIIDMLRQKSRPYLFSNTLAPSITGASIAVLDMLSETTELRDKLENNTKYFRTKMTEAGFDIKPGEHPIVPIMLYDAVLAANFAAKLLEENIYVIGFFFPVVPKGQARIRVQISAGHDQHHLDKAITAFTKIGKELGVIK